One Hippoglossus hippoglossus isolate fHipHip1 chromosome 5, fHipHip1.pri, whole genome shotgun sequence genomic window carries:
- the snai1a gene encoding snail family zinc finger 1a — protein MPRSFLVKKYFARQKPNYSELECQNDTSLERYPFAEFSSGDITSAATCFTTGLVWDLSVLPTLYLPTSQTEPSAATGPLDLSSPSSLSSSASSSGEEDEGRTSDPPSPEPVHTYAPRQRMKCTGVIAHVSPPEEEEEREAPVTAARPAFLCKHCPKEYTSLGALKMHIRSHTLPCVCTTCGKAFSRPWLLRGHIRTHTGERPFSCPHCNRAFADRSNLRAHLQTHAEVKKYQCGVCSRTFSRMSLLQKHSSSGCCSPTA, from the exons ATGCCTCGATCTTTCTTGGTCAAAAAGTACTTCGCCAGACAGAAGCCAAACTACAGTGAGCTGGAATGTCAGAATG acACTTCCCTGGAGAGGTATCCTTTTGCTGAGTTCTCATCAGGAGACATCACCTCTGCTGCCACCTGTTTCACCACAGGTCTGGTGTGGGACCTCAGTGTCCTGCCCACCCTCTACCTGCCCACCTCCCAAACAGAGCCCTCTGCCGCCACAGGCCCCCTTGACCTCAGCTCCCCGTCCAGCCTGAGCAGCAGTGCCAGCAgcagtggagaggaggatgaaggacgCACATCAGATCCCCCCAGTCCAGAACCCGTCCACACGTATGCCCCTCGCCAGCGGATGAAATGCACCGGCGTCATTGCTCACGTCAGTCccccagaggaggaagaggagcgagaAGCCCCCGTCACAGCAGCCAGGCCGGCCTTCCTCTGCAAACACTGCCCCAAGGAGTACACCAGCCTTGGGGCCCTGAAGATGCACATCCGCTCACACACccttccctgtgtgtgcacCACCTGTGGAAAGGCTTTCTCCAGGCCGTGGCTGCTGCGCGGCCAcatccgcacacacacag GTGAGCGTCCGTTCTCCTGCCCCCACTGCAACCGGGCCTTCGCCGACCGCTCCAACCTGCGGGCTCATCTGCAGACCCACGCCGAGGTGAAGAAGTACCAGTGCGGCGTCTGCTCTCGCACCTTCAGCCGCATGTCGTTGCTGCAGAAGCACAGCTCCTCAGGGTGCTGCTCCCCCACGGCATGA